A section of the Castanea sativa cultivar Marrone di Chiusa Pesio chromosome 12, ASM4071231v1 genome encodes:
- the LOC142619518 gene encoding late embryogenesis abundant protein At1g64065-like: MANGKPSGRSHKLCCAVTAIFFVIIVIVIMTLFFTIFKPKDPKISLYPEGIKNIDFSALTPNVTLSLGTVIAIENPNYGSFKYKNTTSYVTYHGEVVGEATIEQRYVPARHKLNITTSVELKAGKLLINPHLLSDFAGGSLNLTSTAVLPGKVMVLNIFKFHATVYNNCNISVFITPQTVESICKTKLKL; this comes from the coding sequence ATGGCTAATGGCAAACCTTCCGGTAGAAGTCACAAACTATGCTGTGCTGTAACGGcaattttctttgttattattgtCATTGTTATCATGACCTTGTTCTTTACTATCTTCAAGCCTAAAGACCCCAAAATTTCCCTCTACCCTGAAGGCATAAAAAACATTGACTTCTCAGCCTTAACACCTAATGTCACACTGTCATTAGGCACTGTTATTGCAATTGAGAACCCAAACTATGGAAGCTTCAAGTACAAAAACACCACATCTTATGTTACTTATCATGGGGAAGTTGTGGGTGAAGCTACAATTGAGCAAAGATATGTGCCTGCACGTCACAAGCTTAACATTACAACTTCTGTGGAGCTTAAGGCTGGTAAATTGCTAATCAATCCCCATTTATTATCTGATTTTGCTGGTGGGAGCTTGAATTTGACTTCAACAGCGGTGTTGCCTGGGAAAGTGATGGTGTTAAACATCTTCAAGTTCCATGCCACTGTTTATAACAATTGTAATATATCTGTTTTTATTACTCCTCAGACAGTTGAGTCTATATGCAAGACTAAACTCAAGttataa